The genome window AATACACTCTTATTCACATGattcacacgcaaacacacattTCACTCCAGTTCAGCCACAAGTTCAGATATGCTTAAATCAGCCAAAACATACTTAAACATTtcgtcttcatttttttttgtataagaaCTACAAGGCCAATATGTGAAAGTATAAAAATCTGATCGTTCACATGCACACTGTATTAATTTGCAAGCTTATTTGTAATGCTACAGGATTAGACTGTATGATTTTGGAATGTTACTCTCTGACACTATTTAAGTTCATAATTGTCATCATGGTTGTGAAGTTTGCTTTTGTGATATTCAGGACTTTAGTTAGTGTTGTTTTTTGCTATTGGTTATTAAGAATAAAAGTACAGAATAAAGTGTAAACTGACTAATTTCCAATacaggtgggaaaaaaaatcttttctttttcacaattttagaAATAGAAGCCTTGTTTTAACTACAGCCAAATTTAGAATTACAACTAGTTTAAATCTGCAAAAAGAATGTATCTATGATGTATAGATCTTGTAAGATGGGTAGATGGTATGAGGAATTCTGATGGATAATACACATACTAGGCAATGTTCTTTTTGTGTAACAGTCTACTTTTCATGCAgatatttagggaaaaaaagaagtgcACATATTGGACACAACattacttttcttctttttctctcatgTCAAATTTGAAGtcttttttatgagatgaagaATTTAAGGCTTTGTCTCCAAACTTAACTTATAATACTGAACGAAACTTACATACTTCTAACTTTAAATAGCTACCTAAAATACAGCATCATCTATAATTTTTGAGTGCTTATGATGTGTctatatttagtttttgtttaatgcTGTCCAGCATGTTAAAAAAGTCAAGCAGCCGACAAGGTACCAACACAAACTCTATGTAAacatcttttatatatatatatactgtatatatatatatatatatatatatatatattttaagcaattaataagttctttgaatcttgaatcttgacgGAAATAAATGTCAGTTtagcttaaaaaattaaatagtgtcagggttaaaccttttttttctttatatcattcactctctctctctctcctgtttaCTTGGTTCTCACTCATCTTTAGTCACCATGTAAGTGGACGTTCATGCGCAAGCTGGAAAGTGATTTCACTTGACGTATCTTAGCCAGAGTGTGACGTATGTACACAAATTGCCCCTGACTCACATTGACTTACTAGTGAATTACTATTACAGGATTGACAGGGTGACTTACAGCAGCTCAGGAACATCAGATTATGGATTATTCTCATCCTCACTGACTCAATGATTATTGCAGTAGTTTTAAATCAACtgactggaattttttttttttttaaatatcatctaAAAACAgttaaccttttaaaaaaaaccttctgtTGTTATATGTCGATTTAAGTTTATGTTTATTGATAACAGGTAAATTGGGTCCTCTAGTTAAAATACTAGTAAGCAATGTAACAATACCAGCAGGAATgccaaatgtaattaattatctCTCTTTCCCAAATTGCAAACTTTTGTTTTGCACAGGGGTGCACTCGTAATTTTTCAGTTGAGCAATCAACAATATCGTGATAAACATCTTCACAAAACTTAACATAATCTATTATTTTTGCTCTGAGATGAGGAAATACTGGCCATGTTGATTGTGAACCTAGATTGTCACTTCCGCAAATTGTAGCATTTCTATATGTAGGAAGCATGTTAGTGGAGCCCTCCTGGAACCCATACAGAATCACTGCAGTGCCtaaaatttgaaaaaagaaacatctgaGAAATATCTGGTCGATTTTCAACCAGACTGAAATTACCTCTAAAGGGGTAGGTGCAGTACTTGACACTGATTGGATAGTATTCAGAGAGGCAGGCAGGAGTAACTGCCTAGAACAATCACAGCTAAAGTGattaaaattaacataaagaatCTTTAACCCTTTGGTGGTGCCACGCTCGGTCACCCAAAAGAACAAACCACTCactagtgctgcacaattaattgcataaaaatctaaatagtaATATGGACCCATTAAATTATCAAATTACAAATGGCTCCAATTTATAACAGGTAATATTGGCATAGGAATTTCTCTCCGGAGTTTGTAGAATTCTacaatgtcttttaaaaaagggaaaaaacttGTTTTGTTCTCTGACATtcaaaaattagatttttatgtaatttaaataaattttggcatatatttTCTTAATATTGTAATTTGTATCATTATTCGCTCTTAGCCTAGATAAATTCATCTAAAATACTAAttggtacatttaatagttatatATTGCAGTGTACATGGCAATCAGGATATGAGTCAAAATAAGTGCAATGTGGATTTTGATCCAATCGTGCAGCCCTAGCCTAGACTGTTTGCTAAGTGCTTATTTTTTACTAGTTATGCTGAGATAGATCACATAAAATTTTGCACTAAATGAAATTCAGTGCTGATTAAATGGATGACGGAATCCATAACAGGTGATTGTTAACAGGTGAGCTGAAAGGACATGaatgaaaaagtgaaaatgttGCCTTTAATATGGAACATGACCAAACAAACCTGACTAACTGTAGAAAGGACTAGAAAACATAAGCAGTTCTCGACAAATATTGACCATTCATAGAAAATTGTGAAGTGTTGTAGGTACTCCGTAGCTAAATTTGGAAAGTTCTTGAAAAGTTTATGACGGTTGACCATGAGTTTGGTGTAGTTTGTAGTGATGAAGTGATTGATTTGAGTGCACTGTAACATTTTGTCCCTAGTGAGTACCAAGGTTAATGGAGATTAAGACATGTGATATGACATGGCATGTGACATCAAGAATTTTAATTTGGTTTGGGTATATGGAAAAGACCCTTAAATGTAAAAGAGTAAAagaaagtacattttaaaatgtaaaattacgaATTCCTGTACAAATATAAGATTAAATAaagttataagaaaaaaaataaaccagagaaaaaaaaacaactaaagaggAGTTAAGACATTTTTGGACAATTTCTGCCCTTTATTGCTCTGCTATTGTCCCTCTAGAACGTCCTGAACATGCTGCAACACTTTTATAGAAGTTAGGAACATAAATAATCTAATAAACCTTAAAAGAATCCCTGAAGAATTCTTTTGTATGaatttataacaaaaatattttattaaaagttaaaagtttttttatggtATCTTAATCATCAAACATTTTAGACAGTTTTAGATCATGTTGAGGTTctaaaattaattttcttttttcttgtagtacgttttttaatgtttggctTCACTAACAGACCTCCAGCCTCTGGCTTCTACAGTCAAGAAAGATTATAAAAGCCTAGTAAATGCTAGAACTAAATAAAGTATTGATGTATATTTGTAATACTGCATTAATCTAATTTAGTGGTAAGTATGAAGGTGAATAAAGCAACAGTTAATTAATTCTGATCTCTGAAAAATGTCATGGAACAAGAATAGTAGCTGTGCATATGATTGTTTATATCGATAGAtgaaaaaatgataaattgGGTCCTATAgaaattcatgtttatttgcttttttataaaaaaaaacaaaaaacagaaggacagtccttcctctctctccctctctgtctctctccctctctgtctctctccctctctccctctctgtctctctctctctctctctctctctctcattggtGTTGTTTTGCTCCAGGCATGTTGCACCCCACTGGGCAGAACTGGATCTTTTGGAATGATGCTACATGTTCTTGGGTCCATTATGTCtgggggttttttttctctgcagtgTTTAAGCATCATTTGCTACCTCAGTCATTTGTTCTTTAAGTCGATCCTCCTCCtgcttacacacagacacacacgcgcTGGCTTTGTATGAAGAAAACAGGGTGCTCCTTTGTCTCGAGGCTCagtcagtgtgtgaatgtggtgAAAGCGCGGGTTCTGCCATCATCATCACTCACTGTGATTAATTAGAAATAATCAAAGCTGACACGTATCGACTGGCAGCTAATGTGCCAAAGCACACACacgtgtaaacacacacacataggcacacacaaacacacagataatGCACATGCACTCACATACTAATTGGTtaataataaccataataatatttaaactgtatagtattatttatatactaCAAGATAAGAGACAGAGACGTTCGTCTTTTCGACTTTAATAAAGGGTTTATTGAGGGAATGTCTCTTAATGGCTGCTATAACATAAGCAAAGATGAGAACTAACTTGTTTCGCAGACTTGTTTCATCCAACATGAAACCTAACTATAATGTGTtgctttttatccatttttataTGTTAGCGTTGGCAAACTGCAGATTGGTAAAGTGGAATAAAGGAGTTCAGGACATGGTTCAGGATATGAGAGCAAGACGAGCTGGTAATAAATTTGTTCACCTAACAGTAAAATCTTTAACTGGTTAGGGTTCGagttggggttagggttagggttgaaATGTCATGAATGCTATTTATTAATTCTGAGATAAAAGACAGTAAGCTGGAACTTGAGGCTCTCTAATAGTGCTGAAGTCAAAAGCGTCTTTCTGACAGTATGTTGTTAGAGCTCCCACAGAGAGACAAGCTGAATTTAGGTTTCACCTTCTTTTACTAAATGTCTGGTTAGCATTCTGAGGATGTGACTGCAGGgagaaattatttaaagtaattgGACGTATAATTGGGCCTTAAGGAGTGCTAATATACTTTTCGGGAACATTGGGATTGTACCTTAAGGATCCCAAATGACACCTTGCGGGATAGTTTTGTTAGAGTTTAGAGATGAAAAAGTCtccaaaaacagaataaaaagcaTTTACTAACTCGCACAGTAATGTTACTGATCACTCAATAGATATAGATCTCAATATTAAATGGGTTACATGGGAATTTCATCCATTTACATTCTTTAATCTCGGACCTCCACTGAGGATGCCGTGCTCTCAGACATTCTCTTTTGTCCCTTTTTTTGCTTGcaacaccctctctctctctctctctctcaatgaCATAGAAATGTGCCATTCCTCTCTTTGAATGAGACAGATTGAGGCCCTTATCTCAGCCGAACAGCCGTGCCCTGCCTGTTTCCTGTCGCCCTGAACTCCTCCATTGAGACTGACAGATACTCATCACGCCGTCAGACCCCTTCATTAAACCCCCCCGAGCAAAATGAGCGCTTATCGAGCCCATCACAGCCCTCGTTTAATTAGCGGCATTCACAGCTGAATATTTTATCTGGGATGGGATTCCACATGACGCCAGGCCTTTTATAAGGGTTTGAAATTAGCCGAAATACAATCGAGCACAGGTATCGATGAAATCTCTGGAGGACTGTTATTAGGTTTTTCGATAGAAGGCATTAAAAGGGTTTGTGCATTGCTTTTTGGGGAATGAAACAGAATCATTGTGGAAAAgggaaaggaggaggaggaggaggaggaggaaaaaggagaggCAGGTTTCCACTGCAGCTCAGTCAATTTGTACTCGTCAGTCAAAGAAGCAGAGATGCGTGACAAGACAGATTTTTCTCCTGTCAATCAAAATTTCCTGGCTTTATTCAGCCCTAATTCCTTATCTGATGCTTTTGATGCCTTTCCAGGTTCACATATGAGATTGCACCCGTGTTTGTGCTGATGGAGCAGCTGACGCTGAAGAAGATGAGGGAGATTGTCGGCTGGCCTAACGGGGAAGGAGACGGCCTTTTCTCTCCAGGTAACCTTACCTTCCCAGAATGTGGTTCCtggaaagaagtaaaaaaaaaaaagaaaaatattgcataaaataatcatGTTCTCTTCCTCTTCCTTCCAAGAGACATTATTAAGGCAgattaaatatattgttaagCCCAAGTTTAAGTATCTCTCAACCCAGACATGTTtgataactcttttttttttttaacaccccTAAAACGAGGGATTAACGtcgttttaaattcttactggtacttTGTAGCTGCTCTCCGCTCATACCAGTACTACTGACTGTACAACCAATGAAACTACACGTATTCTGCTAGCAAATAAGTGAGGCTTATAACCTCTCGGTGTCATCCGGGTACCGGGTCTCACATTTACCTccgttgcattatttttatataaacaattacATAAAATGTTACAGCAAAATAATGCACAACTTGGTATAGTGCaaatcagatttaagaatttaataacACAGTGGTATAAAACGTAAAGgacgtttttattttaaaatccaaaTGACTTCAGATACCTTAGCCTAGATTCTGTTTGTTCGGTGACGTCAGGTGTGACTTACAGTCTGAGGTTCAGATGATGATTTTTAGTTCTACACACAGGTGGTGCCATATCAAACATGTACAGTGTGATGATCGCCCGCTATAAGTATTTCCCCGAGGTCAAAACCAAAGGCATGTCAGCGGCACCGCGGCTCATCCTCTTTACATCAGAACACGTGAGGAAGTTGATCATCTCAGTCAAAACATAGATGTGTTCCATGATTTCCTGTtgatttacagtgtgtgtgtgtattttgtagAGTCACTATTCGATCGCAAAAGCTGGAGCAGCTCTGGgttttggaaaagaaaatgttatCCTGCTCAGCACCGACGAAaggtaataaaatcagtaatgAAGACATGGCACACAGCACAACATGGTTTCTTATTTTAAGATATAACAAACCAGATAGAATATATTATGAACTCATTACCATAAATGATTTGacttcatttataaaaaaaaagaattaaagttgaaatatagatagatatagaatAGAACTCTATTAGaagtataatataatttttaatttacaatataaagaacccgtaatattttttaacaaccGTTTCCTAGTACACTGTGGTACAAGTAAACAATTAAAGTGACAAAGTGGATGTAAAGTGGCGAGTGGAGGTAAAGTGACATATTGTTTAATATGTTAAGTTTTCGCAGTTTCCTTATACAGGTAACATGGAGTTGTGCAGGATAGTCCACTGTAAAGGGTTCAGGGTGCATTTGAGCAGGAGGAGTAGCCTTAGGCATGTTACATCGGTTGTAGTGATAGTACAACTGTTCATCAGCCTGATGGCCTGCGGATACAGACTGTCTCGGAGTAATGCTCCAGTACCGTTTGCCAGACTTCATGAGGATAAAAATTATAACCcttgttattataataaaaagttttatttccaTTCGGGAATAAATTCATTCATGGTCTTTAAAGTCATGCTTTACATTTGTCTCAGAAACAACTTTAATCAGTGTATTTTCAAATGATTCATTAAGTCTAATGCATCTAAAGTTCTGGCTTCTAGTGTACATTAGCTGGTTTGCCAAACTACTTCTTAAGTAGCTTCTAACTTGATACAATCTTCCTTTTTTCAGCCTTGCTGATGTAACTTGATGTGTTTCAGGGGTCGAGTCATACCTGCAGACCTGGAGGCTAAAATCATCAGCGTCAAACAGAAGGTGAGCTCACCAATCTGCCTGTAACAGAGAGAACACTTCTTAGAGCTGTTTGGCATGAGTGTGTGAGCTTAACCTCTGCTCTAATGGAGCGAGGTGGATCAATGAAGCGGCATGACAAGACTTTCTTCATCTGACAGATGGACTGCAGTTCATTAGCCCTGCTTTGTTTGCTTCATTACCCAGATGCCATTCTAACTCAATAAATGGGGGCTTAACTGGACAGTACCTGTCTTTAATGTTGATTTTATGTTTCATGTGGGTGTGATATAGGGTTATGTTCCACTATTTGTGAATGCCACGGCTGGTACTACAGTGTACGGAGCGTTTGACCCCATCAACGACATTGCAGACATCTGCGAAAAGTACAACGTCTGGCTCCATGTGGATGTGAGTTTCCTTTACACTTTTTTAACATCAAAGAACTGTAAAGAATTTATGATCTGTTTGATACCCAACCGTCCTGTAATTACACAAGGACAGGagtttgcatgatgctgtaCATTTCCTATTAGGTCACAGTTAGTGTGGCACTTTACCGTAGGACTCAAGCCAGCTCATCTGGCAATAGGCATCATGCCACAgttaagttcaattcaattcaattttatttatatagcgattttaacaatggtcattgtctcaaagcagctttacagaactgaaaagaaaaatttgGAAGGAAAATGTATTGAAGTGTGTATgtttgagaaaaatgtgtctaaataataatgagaggtggcgaggaaaaactccccgagcTGACAATAGGAAGATTGCGATCACACTTTTATTAATTCCGATGTTTGATCTGAACTTTAACCAAAGCTTTTATGCTGTGTCTGAAGCCTGATTAGATACTTATATGATTGTTaaggtgtacaggtgttcctaataaagtggatagTGAGTGTAGTGTTAATGGGTTAAGGCTGTTTTTTGTGGATAATTTGGAACAAGCCTTTAAATTTCTTTGACTTATgtttactatactgtataatacattaGCATTAGCAACCCGAGGATCCAGTGTTTGATTCCTGCtccgggtctgtgtgtgtgcatggagtttgcatgttctccctgtgcttagtgggtttcctctgggtactcaggtttccttccatagtccaaagacatgcagattaggctaattgatgttcccagattgcccatagtgtgtgtgtgtgtgtgtgtgtatcctgcaatggattggcactctgtccagaatgtaccccgcctcgtgcacTAAGTCTCCTGGCCCCCCTGTACACAAGATAAGCGATttagatgatgaatgaatgaataataatgataatgtgtgtgtgatatttagGGTGCATGGGGTGGCAGTCTTCTAATGTCGAGGAAACATCGTCACAAGCTGAACGGTATCCAGAGGTAAAATTGTTTTTTCAAGCACAACACTGTGTTTGTCTTTCCAGGTTTTGTCAGGCTCTGAAAATACCCGGAAAAGACAAACACAGTAACACTGGCTAACTCAAAGTTTCATGCAAACAGCTTGAAGGCACAGTGATTATAGGAATAAGatacaaatataaatgtttttctaaGATGTGTTGgtaaattagttttaaaaagactctttattGTTAAAATGATACTTTCATTGCATTAGCTGCTAACTTCAGTGATATTGAGAGAGTCAGAATTGCCGTGGCAGTTAGGGATGCTGGATATGAACTCACAACCTTCTGACCAGCGGTTAAACATCTTTTCCACTAAGCTACAACTTCCCCTCGAATATAGCCCAAACAATTCAAGCACATGGAAAGCACATTTAAGCCACATCCATATGATACAGTATGCACGTACACTTTCTTGGTGTGTGTTAGATTGAGTCCATGTTATTTCTTATTAAGGAAGATGATTACAATCtcatacaaaaaataattttgtcacacacacaaccatagCCAGTATGATAgcaagtgaaatgcttatacagttTTCTGTGACCTAAAGTGGAaagatagaatagaatagaaagatTTCACTACAATAAAAGAATAcactcaataaaaataaaaatcaccacAATCTAATTTGGTATGAAATATACACATTCACagatttacagatttacaaaagttacaaataaaacagaatttaaacagaaataatgtattacataaattacacaaaatgtgcaaaatgtaaTTGTAGATTAATAGgcaaaatatacatatataatctAAATAGGTCTATTAGTAAACATCTCAGCCACCCAAatacatattataatataatatataatatagtatataatatgaTTGTGTCTCTTTCAGAGCGAACTCGGTCACGTGGAACCCTCACAAGATGATGGGCGTGCCACTGCAGTGCTCAGCCATCCTGGTCAGAGAGAAGGTAACCATGACAACACAAGAGCAAACTAAAAGGAAAAGTGGTCGAAAGAAGTGTTTTTGCATTTgtggtcagtttttttttatgtttaaaactaTTGCGCTTGTGGACACCTGTTGTCCTGattgttattaaaatatttagtatatTTAGAATTATGGGAAATAATTGTGAACTGTGCAGGGGACGTGTACCATCCACTGGTATTTCAgacaacaatacaaaaaaaaaccacacaaaaaATGGCCAATAAATTGTGTCCCATGTAGGCTCTAAAACAgatgctgttacagaaaaataatcaacatcaagaTGGTATGATGAGTGTCGTGGTGCACCTCCGCATGAAACTAACTAGAAAATGGAGGTTCGTAATAGCATGTGATGTAACAGCAGTGATGTCTCTGGTGTGTTTCAGGGAATTCTGCAGGGCTGTAACTCCATGTGTGCCGGTTACCTGTTCCAGCCTGATAAACAGTACGATGTGACATACGATACAGGAGATAAAGCCATCCAGTGTGGCAGACATGTAGACATCTTCAAATTCTGGCTCATGTGGAAAGCCAAGGTGGGTTAGGTCCaatgtgtttctttatttatttaaaatagatttatgAAATGTCACATCTGGCCTGGATCTGACATTCCTGACTTCCAAGCCCTGTGCTTCAGCCTGTCTCTTTTCATCAATCACTTGCCATAAACATGAGTCTCAGCTGCTTATGCTGAGTCATTAAATTCCTTCCTGGTGGTGTTTTTGTGTTGCTTCGGTGACTTtcgaaagagacagagagagagagagagaataatacATGATGTTCCTCTACATAGGGCACGGTCGGGTTTGAGCAGCATGTGGACCGTTGTCTGGAGCTCTCTCAATATCTCTACAACAAAATCAAGAATCGTGAGGGTTACCAAATGGTCTTCCAAGGAGaggtaacatacacacacaaacagttatcttctctcattctctttcttatttcttaaagtCTCTTTACCTcctaatttctttctttctttcttgcccCGTTTCATGCTCTTCTTCTTTCAATTACTCTTCTGACTAATTCTGCTTCTTGGTCTCTGTTCAACTTTTACCTCCTCCCTTTATTTCACACCTTTctgttcctttctttttttctgcctccttaccattttttacttttctcttaCTATCTTTTTCTCCCACTCTCTATGACTCTTCATGCTTTTTCCCAATTTTACTTCCCAATCCTCACTTAATTTTTCAACATTCATTCTTGcattctgtctttctgtacatttttacttcttttttacaCACTTCCATCCTTTCTTATCTCCTCATTCTCTTTTATCAAACTCCTTCCTtattatctttctctctctctctatctccagCCCCAGCACACTAATGTGTGTTTCTGGTACATTCCACCGAGTATGAGGAACATGCCAGACGGAGAGCAGAGAAGGGAACAACTGCACAAGGTTATTCTCACATATC of Clarias gariepinus isolate MV-2021 ecotype Netherlands chromosome 6, CGAR_prim_01v2, whole genome shotgun sequence contains these proteins:
- the gad1b gene encoding glutamate decarboxylase 1b — its product is MMAASASSSSSSAVEVDQSSANLRPPASACDGWYGVAHGCTRKLGMKICGFLQKNNSLEEKGRMMGSFREKEQSHNRENREKETRFTHTETDFSNLFARDLLPAKNGEEPTMQFLLEVVEILTNYVRKTFDRSTKVLDFHHPHQLLEGIEGFNLELCDQPESLEQILVDCRDTLKYGVRTGHPRFFNQLSTGLDIIGLAGEWLTSTANTNMFTYEIAPVFVLMEQLTLKKMREIVGWPNGEGDGLFSPGGAISNMYSVMIARYKYFPEVKTKGMSAAPRLILFTSEHSHYSIAKAGAALGFGKENVILLSTDERGRVIPADLEAKIISVKQKGYVPLFVNATAGTTVYGAFDPINDIADICEKYNVWLHVDGAWGGSLLMSRKHRHKLNGIQRANSVTWNPHKMMGVPLQCSAILVREKGILQGCNSMCAGYLFQPDKQYDVTYDTGDKAIQCGRHVDIFKFWLMWKAKGTVGFEQHVDRCLELSQYLYNKIKNREGYQMVFQGEPQHTNVCFWYIPPSMRNMPDGEQRREQLHKVAPKIKAMMMECGTTMVGYQPQGDKVNFFRMVISNHAATKSDIDFLVEEIERLGQDL